The following proteins come from a genomic window of Mariniflexile sp. TRM1-10:
- a CDS encoding family 43 glycosylhydrolase translates to MKTRLMKTRLIKIEKTLFFCVILFLATVLSCKNKVDSTKRVELTDAEINNPLIKGFFADPSIVKHEGKYYVYATIDPWGGEELAVFESSDFINWEQKHINWPTKEACTSPTSKDNMVWAPCVIKGKDGKFYMYVSVGSEVWAGVSEKPLGPWKNAKEDNTPFIKGNMFPEYHMIDAEAFIDDDGKAYLYWGSGLNWVNGHCFVVELNEDMVSYDASKIKDVTPPNFFEAPFMLKKNNKYYLMYSEGKCTNSTYKVRYSVGDTPYGPWKEGKNSPILSTSKDSTTLGPGHHTVFKENNQDYILYHRIKDNKDAILRELAIDSLNFDSNEAILKVKPQGGVSDFLNN, encoded by the coding sequence ATGAAAACAAGACTAATGAAAACAAGACTAATCAAAATTGAAAAAACACTATTTTTTTGTGTTATACTTTTTTTAGCAACAGTATTAAGTTGCAAAAATAAAGTTGATAGCACCAAAAGAGTAGAACTAACAGATGCTGAAATAAACAATCCACTAATTAAAGGTTTTTTTGCAGATCCCTCAATTGTTAAACATGAAGGTAAGTATTATGTTTATGCGACTATAGATCCCTGGGGAGGTGAGGAATTGGCGGTTTTTGAATCTTCTGATTTTATTAATTGGGAACAAAAGCATATTAATTGGCCAACTAAAGAAGCCTGTACAAGTCCAACATCAAAAGACAACATGGTTTGGGCTCCATGTGTTATTAAGGGTAAAGACGGAAAATTTTATATGTATGTTTCTGTAGGCAGCGAAGTTTGGGCTGGTGTCAGTGAAAAACCATTAGGGCCTTGGAAAAATGCAAAGGAAGACAATACACCTTTTATTAAAGGTAATATGTTTCCAGAATACCACATGATAGATGCGGAAGCGTTTATAGATGACGATGGTAAAGCATACCTCTATTGGGGATCTGGTCTAAACTGGGTTAACGGGCATTGTTTTGTAGTTGAATTAAATGAAGATATGGTTTCTTATGATGCATCCAAAATTAAAGATGTTACACCGCCTAACTTCTTTGAAGCACCATTTATGCTAAAAAAGAACAACAAGTATTATTTAATGTATTCAGAAGGAAAGTGTACCAATAGTACCTATAAAGTTAGGTATTCGGTAGGAGATACGCCCTACGGCCCTTGGAAAGAAGGAAAAAACAGTCCTATATTATCAACAAGTAAAGACTCTACGACCTTAGGACCAGGGCACCACACCGTTTTTAAAGAAAACAATCAAGACTATATTTTATACCATAGAATTAAAGATAATAAAGATGCCATTTTGCGTGAATTGGCTATTGATAGTTTAAATTTTGATTCGAATGAGGCTATATTAAAAGTAAAACCACAGGGTGGTGTAAGTGATTTTTTGAATAACTGA
- a CDS encoding hybrid sensor histidine kinase/response regulator transcription factor has protein sequence MFTVKAYPQYQNLKFENLDTAEGLSSSTSTEIFQDSEGFMWFGTIDGLNRYDGYSFEIYRPILNDSTSISNNRISAIVEDSNGFLWIGTSNGLNFFDKKQEKFSRLSLHNKSTNFVDQGEIINDLLFDEVNEILWVATKNGVVKLNLKNKPTPYSDVINFSHYININNNLQTIDNNDVTAIIQDKEGEIWAVTEGNYLNKYHSKKDLFTRVLIDIPNSYELNHIPKSVLVDNDGDFWIGNNLSMLVFWDRDKNAFIQLAPVKINIPIFHIYQDKKGVIWIATDGNGIYLYDKKKGLLQHISHSPLNSFSLPNNQPSKIMEDKDGIFWIATYNKGVSKLVLSKSAFGHYFYESDNPKGLSAKIAQAVLQDNKGRIWIGTDGGGLNLFDEKTNSFQHFKANANNKTGISSNKIVNLVESFDGTIWVCTWDGGLNKFNPTTEIAEQFKYESNNPYTIGQNTVWCAVEDSKKRLWLGTQSEGLNLFDYKTKRFYKYKSIQGAKNNLISNLVFSIFIDSKNRLLIGTSLGLSVVELDEISDYIPSKIDFIELKEKPIQGTRVNYITEDHLGNIWIGTDIALHHLNSNLKLIKSYSTADGLPNNLILGIAESNQNNLWITTKGGLSKFNIAEDKFYNYNIQDGVQGMEFQSKSIEKLKDGRILAGGINGFNLFDPNKIVEKPDNLKPIITRFKLFNEIIKPGQKLDNRVVINESIANTNALELEYDEGYLSFEFVAFHYENQKRVKYMYRMKGIHDDFISAGDNRLANYSSIPPGEYEFQVKASTDGQWANAESSNIKIRVLPPPWKTWWAYLLYLLFFAILLWFGMHYYTKMIKEEKEHELDQMKLQFFINVSHELRTPLTLILNPVDKILSSFNNPEIVKSSAYTLQRSARRLYYLVNQLLDFRKLDLGKVPLKLVHGDIVKFSEDVYKLFIGLAKTKGIKYKFKSSFEELPMNFDPDKVEKIITNLISNALKYTNEGGSVKLSISKPNETNNHLFSKILNKKTSEEFVQIEIKDTGIGFKKEQLKDVFGRFVNAGNTKTGMGIGLNITQGLVKIHGGDIFVESKHEEGTVFTVLLPLDLKNEHSESIDGANKYLNEFDLTSVQSAEYEIEAYSESIDERIQNTDSNSDGKKKQVLLVVEDNKELRKHLVYEFSNSFKIIEAVNGADGLEKIKKYHPDLVISDVMMPKMDGFELCRLVKTEIEICHIPIILLTARSLEEDRIEGYNTGADEYLPKPFNINILRARVKNLLEAKKRLRDRFASIGGVVPSSEITSNSLDEAFLDKATKAIMDNISNPDYKLDDLLNEIGTGRSQFYRKINSITGQNPSNFIRTIRLKYASELLLKNEFSIKEITHMAGFNSTAYFSKTFRELFDLTPTEYLEKKLKDSL, from the coding sequence TTGTTTACCGTTAAGGCGTACCCTCAATACCAAAATCTCAAATTTGAAAACCTTGATACAGCAGAAGGGCTCTCCAGTAGTACGAGCACTGAGATTTTTCAAGATAGTGAAGGTTTTATGTGGTTTGGAACTATTGATGGTTTAAATAGGTATGATGGTTATAGTTTTGAAATCTACAGACCAATTTTAAATGATTCTACTTCAATAAGTAACAATCGAATAAGTGCTATTGTTGAAGACTCTAATGGGTTTTTATGGATAGGTACTAGTAATGGACTTAATTTTTTTGATAAAAAACAAGAGAAGTTTAGTAGGCTTTCATTGCATAATAAATCAACAAATTTTGTTGACCAAGGAGAAATTATAAACGATTTATTGTTTGATGAAGTTAATGAAATATTATGGGTAGCAACAAAGAATGGTGTTGTAAAGCTAAATTTAAAAAATAAACCAACACCTTATAGCGATGTTATTAATTTCTCTCATTACATTAATATTAATAACAATCTTCAGACCATAGACAATAATGATGTAACAGCAATCATTCAAGATAAGGAAGGTGAGATTTGGGCCGTTACTGAAGGAAATTATTTAAATAAGTATCATTCTAAAAAAGACCTATTTACTAGGGTACTTATAGATATACCAAACTCCTACGAATTAAACCATATCCCCAAAAGTGTTTTGGTTGATAATGATGGCGATTTTTGGATTGGCAACAATTTATCCATGTTGGTTTTTTGGGATAGAGATAAGAATGCGTTTATTCAACTGGCTCCAGTGAAAATAAACATTCCAATTTTTCATATCTATCAAGACAAAAAAGGTGTTATTTGGATTGCTACCGATGGTAATGGCATCTATCTATATGATAAGAAAAAAGGATTGCTACAGCATATATCCCATAGTCCCTTAAACAGTTTTTCGCTTCCCAATAACCAACCTTCCAAAATAATGGAAGATAAGGATGGTATTTTTTGGATTGCGACCTATAATAAAGGCGTAAGTAAATTAGTGTTGTCTAAATCGGCTTTCGGACATTATTTTTATGAATCAGACAATCCCAAAGGTTTAAGCGCAAAAATAGCTCAGGCCGTACTTCAAGATAATAAAGGACGCATTTGGATTGGGACAGATGGAGGGGGATTGAACCTATTTGATGAAAAGACAAATTCATTTCAACATTTTAAGGCAAATGCGAATAATAAAACCGGAATAAGTTCTAATAAAATAGTAAACCTAGTAGAAAGTTTTGATGGAACTATTTGGGTATGTACCTGGGATGGAGGGCTAAATAAATTTAACCCTACTACTGAAATAGCAGAACAATTTAAATATGAATCCAACAATCCATACACCATTGGTCAAAATACGGTATGGTGTGCTGTAGAGGATTCTAAAAAAAGATTATGGTTAGGGACACAATCTGAAGGATTAAATTTATTTGATTATAAAACAAAAAGGTTTTATAAGTACAAAAGCATTCAAGGAGCAAAAAACAACTTAATAAGCAACCTGGTTTTTTCCATATTTATAGATTCCAAAAACCGCCTTTTAATAGGCACATCATTAGGATTGTCTGTGGTAGAGTTAGATGAAATATCAGATTATATACCTAGTAAAATAGATTTTATTGAGTTAAAAGAAAAACCAATTCAAGGTACAAGGGTCAATTATATTACCGAGGATCATTTGGGTAATATATGGATAGGAACAGATATTGCATTGCACCATTTAAATAGTAATCTTAAGCTTATCAAATCCTATTCAACCGCAGATGGCCTTCCAAATAATCTCATTTTAGGAATTGCAGAAAGTAACCAGAATAACTTATGGATTACCACAAAAGGAGGACTTTCTAAATTTAATATTGCTGAAGATAAATTCTATAATTACAATATACAAGATGGTGTTCAGGGCATGGAGTTTCAAAGTAAATCCATTGAAAAACTAAAAGATGGTAGAATACTTGCTGGAGGAATAAATGGGTTTAACCTATTTGATCCAAACAAAATTGTTGAAAAACCGGACAACCTTAAACCCATTATAACGAGGTTCAAATTATTTAATGAAATAATAAAGCCGGGGCAAAAGCTTGATAATAGAGTCGTTATAAATGAATCCATTGCAAATACCAATGCGCTTGAGTTAGAATACGATGAAGGCTATTTGTCTTTTGAATTTGTAGCTTTTCATTATGAAAACCAAAAGCGTGTTAAATACATGTATCGAATGAAAGGTATTCATGATGATTTTATCAGTGCAGGCGATAATAGATTGGCAAATTATTCAAGTATTCCACCTGGTGAATATGAATTTCAAGTAAAGGCATCCACAGATGGCCAATGGGCTAATGCAGAAAGCTCTAATATTAAAATTCGTGTGTTGCCTCCACCATGGAAAACATGGTGGGCATATTTGCTTTATCTATTGTTCTTTGCAATTCTTCTTTGGTTTGGAATGCATTATTATACTAAAATGATCAAGGAAGAGAAAGAACATGAATTGGATCAAATGAAGCTACAGTTCTTTATTAATGTATCCCATGAACTACGCACCCCACTGACTCTTATTTTAAACCCTGTAGATAAAATTTTATCGTCATTTAATAATCCCGAAATTGTTAAATCGTCTGCTTATACACTTCAAAGGAGTGCAAGAAGGTTATACTATTTAGTTAATCAATTATTGGATTTCAGAAAACTGGATTTGGGTAAAGTCCCTCTTAAATTGGTTCATGGAGATATAGTTAAGTTTAGTGAGGATGTGTATAAACTGTTTATAGGTTTGGCAAAAACAAAAGGCATAAAGTATAAGTTTAAAAGTTCCTTTGAAGAATTACCAATGAATTTTGATCCTGATAAAGTTGAAAAAATAATAACCAATTTAATTTCTAATGCTTTAAAATATACTAATGAAGGAGGTTCGGTTAAGCTTTCAATTTCCAAACCAAACGAAACGAACAATCATTTATTTTCAAAAATTTTAAATAAAAAAACATCTGAAGAATTTGTTCAGATAGAAATTAAAGATACGGGTATTGGCTTTAAAAAAGAACAACTCAAAGATGTTTTTGGAAGATTTGTGAATGCAGGGAACACCAAAACAGGTATGGGAATTGGTTTGAATATTACCCAAGGGCTTGTAAAAATACATGGCGGCGACATTTTTGTGGAAAGCAAGCATGAAGAGGGCACTGTTTTTACTGTTTTACTTCCATTGGATCTTAAAAATGAACATAGTGAATCAATAGATGGGGCAAATAAATACCTTAATGAATTTGATTTAACCAGTGTGCAGTCTGCCGAATATGAAATTGAGGCTTATTCCGAAAGCATTGATGAACGAATTCAAAACACAGATTCTAATTCCGATGGAAAGAAAAAACAAGTCCTATTAGTTGTAGAAGATAATAAGGAATTAAGAAAACATTTGGTTTACGAGTTTAGCAATTCATTTAAAATAATTGAAGCAGTAAATGGTGCTGATGGCTTGGAGAAGATAAAAAAATACCATCCCGATTTGGTAATAAGCGACGTTATGATGCCAAAAATGGATGGATTTGAACTATGCCGTTTGGTTAAAACTGAAATTGAAATTTGCCATATTCCCATTATTTTATTAACAGCAAGAAGTCTGGAGGAAGATCGGATAGAGGGCTATAATACAGGAGCCGATGAATATTTACCAAAACCGTTTAATATAAACATTTTAAGAGCCAGGGTTAAAAATTTATTAGAAGCCAAAAAAAGATTAAGAGATAGGTTCGCTTCCATTGGAGGCGTTGTTCCATCTAGCGAAATAACTTCCAATAGCTTAGATGAGGCCTTTTTGGACAAAGCTACCAAAGCCATTATGGATAATATATCTAATCCAGATTATAAATTAGACGATTTGTTAAATGAAATTGGTACAGGTAGGTCTCAATTTTACAGAAAGATAAATTCTATAACAGGACAAAACCCCAGCAATTTTATTAGAACAATTCGTTTAAAATATGCTTCAGAATTATTGCTTAAAAATGAATTTTCAATAAAAGAAATTACCCATATGGCTGGCTTTAACTCAACAGCATATTTTAGTAAAACTTTCCGGGAATTATTTGACTTAACACCAACAGAATATTTAGAGAAAAAACTTAAAGATTCGTTATAA
- a CDS encoding glycoside hydrolase family 2 TIM barrel-domain containing protein, translating into MNKYKALLFFGLLGLSIGVKAQETGNEWKDEKVFRVNKEHAHAWFIPYQDIETAKKADPSKSNYYQSLNGTWKFKWVENPESVVKGFESTEFNDKKWDHIPVPSNWQMHGYDYPIYTNVQYPFKNWGIKENKGMVPEGYNPTGLYRRTFEVSSEWEDKQVFVHFGAVKSAFYLYVNGHYVGYSQDSKTPAEFNITPYLQKGKNLMALKVIRWSDGSYLEDQDFWRLSGIERDVYLVATPLNRIVDFTVKSSLDTNYKNGEFGLTVDLTGKNDNANLSITTRIVGADKVIYEENKKVNTGRVVFNSLIENVQKWSAEFPNLYQLEIELKSGNNVLQAIQQEIGFRTVEIKDGLLKVNGVPVTLRGVNLHEHHETTGHVIDHATRMKDLELMKQNNINAIRTCHYPQDPEFYQLCNTFGFYIVNEANIESHGIGYDLDKTLGNKPNWMAAHLDRTQNMVERDKNQPSVIIWSLGNEAGNGTNFYETYNWIKENDPSRPVQYERAGEEFNTDIVAYMYITMGSMEQYARTKSDRPLIPCEYAHAMGNSLGNFQDYWDLIYKYKQLQGGFVWDWVDQGLKTKDENGHEFWAYGGDFGPKDVPSDNNFCMNGLVNADRTPHPDLFELKKVYQPVYFREVDLNNGQIQLLNHYSFDDLSNLKLEWVIEANGVIYKKGTVDDINVDPLSSKVIKLDIPTIAPEVNVAYFLNVYLKSKKEADLVPSGSTVAYEQFKMPISLTQPRINMAKGKLELVDAKDELKVKAANFEVSFNKQTGWITSIHQQGKEVLEMPLQPNFWRAPIDNDFGNGMQNRCKVWKDIVKSFEVVNFDVRQVIPGLVEVDVEFVVKDLKGRKTTLEYKIYGDGNIEVKSQFDFNDKNLSEIPKIGFRTRIHKDYENLEYFGRGPHENYIDRNTASLIGVYSGRAENQYFPYSRPQENGNKTDIRWVKLSNLKGQSITVSSPEPFETSAMPYTQESFDDGDKKDQRHPTDIKKQPFIEWQINKIQMGVGGDTSWGAKPHPEYLIQPAIYNFSFNIHIN; encoded by the coding sequence ATGAATAAATATAAGGCGTTGCTTTTCTTTGGGTTATTGGGTCTTTCTATTGGCGTAAAGGCACAGGAAACAGGAAATGAGTGGAAAGATGAAAAGGTTTTTAGAGTTAATAAAGAGCATGCGCATGCATGGTTCATTCCTTATCAAGATATAGAAACAGCAAAGAAAGCAGATCCATCCAAATCTAATTATTATCAATCATTAAATGGCACCTGGAAATTTAAATGGGTAGAAAATCCTGAATCTGTGGTAAAAGGTTTTGAGAGTACAGAATTTAATGATAAAAAATGGGACCATATCCCTGTGCCATCCAATTGGCAAATGCACGGGTACGATTATCCTATTTATACCAATGTTCAATATCCATTTAAAAATTGGGGAATAAAGGAAAACAAAGGAATGGTTCCTGAGGGTTATAATCCAACAGGGCTTTACAGACGAACTTTTGAAGTTTCATCAGAATGGGAAGACAAACAGGTTTTTGTTCATTTTGGAGCTGTAAAATCCGCGTTTTACTTGTACGTAAACGGTCATTATGTGGGGTATAGTCAAGATAGTAAAACACCAGCAGAATTTAATATCACACCTTATCTTCAAAAAGGAAAAAACCTAATGGCCCTGAAAGTGATCCGTTGGAGTGACGGTTCCTATCTTGAAGATCAGGATTTCTGGAGACTTTCAGGAATAGAAAGAGATGTTTATTTAGTGGCAACACCCTTAAATAGAATTGTTGATTTTACTGTGAAATCATCCTTGGACACCAATTATAAAAATGGCGAATTTGGGTTAACTGTTGATTTGACAGGAAAAAATGATAATGCCAATTTATCCATTACAACCAGAATAGTAGGTGCAGATAAGGTAATTTATGAAGAGAATAAGAAGGTAAATACTGGCAGAGTAGTGTTTAATTCCTTAATAGAAAATGTACAAAAGTGGTCAGCAGAGTTTCCTAATTTGTACCAATTGGAAATAGAACTGAAGTCAGGTAATAACGTGTTGCAGGCCATTCAGCAAGAGATTGGTTTTAGAACCGTCGAGATAAAAGATGGTTTGTTAAAAGTAAATGGGGTGCCTGTTACGTTAAGAGGCGTAAACCTGCACGAGCACCACGAAACAACAGGTCACGTCATTGACCATGCAACAAGAATGAAGGATCTGGAGCTTATGAAGCAAAATAATATTAACGCTATTAGAACGTGCCATTATCCGCAAGATCCGGAGTTTTATCAGTTGTGCAATACCTTTGGTTTTTATATTGTAAATGAAGCAAATATTGAATCTCATGGCATTGGTTACGATTTAGACAAAACACTAGGTAATAAGCCTAATTGGATGGCTGCTCATTTAGATCGTACACAAAACATGGTTGAAAGAGATAAAAACCAACCTTCTGTAATTATTTGGTCTTTAGGGAATGAAGCTGGGAATGGAACTAATTTTTATGAAACCTATAATTGGATTAAAGAAAATGATCCGAGTAGACCTGTACAGTATGAAAGAGCAGGAGAAGAGTTTAATACCGATATTGTGGCCTATATGTACATCACTATGGGAAGTATGGAGCAATATGCGAGAACAAAATCAGATAGACCCTTAATTCCTTGCGAATATGCGCATGCCATGGGCAATAGTCTAGGGAATTTTCAGGATTACTGGGATTTAATATATAAATATAAACAACTGCAAGGTGGTTTTGTTTGGGACTGGGTCGATCAGGGATTAAAAACAAAAGACGAAAATGGTCATGAATTTTGGGCCTATGGTGGTGATTTCGGCCCTAAAGATGTGCCTAGTGATAACAATTTTTGTATGAATGGATTAGTGAATGCCGATCGTACCCCACATCCTGATTTGTTTGAATTGAAGAAAGTGTATCAACCTGTATATTTCCGAGAGGTAGATTTAAACAACGGACAAATACAGTTATTGAATCATTATTCATTTGATGATTTGAGCAACTTAAAACTGGAGTGGGTCATCGAAGCAAATGGAGTCATTTATAAGAAAGGAACTGTTGATGATATAAATGTAGATCCATTAAGCTCTAAGGTTATAAAATTGGATATACCTACAATTGCTCCAGAAGTAAACGTAGCGTATTTTTTGAACGTGTATTTAAAATCGAAAAAAGAAGCTGACTTAGTGCCATCGGGGTCCACAGTGGCTTACGAACAGTTTAAAATGCCAATATCACTAACACAACCAAGAATAAACATGGCAAAAGGAAAACTGGAATTGGTAGATGCTAAAGACGAATTGAAAGTCAAAGCAGCGAATTTTGAGGTCAGTTTTAACAAGCAAACAGGATGGATCACCTCGATTCATCAACAAGGAAAGGAAGTATTGGAAATGCCTTTACAACCAAACTTTTGGAGAGCGCCGATAGATAACGATTTTGGTAATGGTATGCAAAACCGATGTAAAGTTTGGAAAGATATTGTAAAAAGTTTCGAAGTTGTAAATTTTGATGTAAGGCAAGTCATTCCAGGATTGGTAGAAGTTGATGTGGAATTTGTAGTAAAGGATTTAAAAGGAAGAAAAACAACACTTGAGTACAAAATTTATGGCGATGGAAATATTGAGGTAAAAAGCCAATTTGATTTCAATGATAAAAATTTATCTGAAATACCTAAAATAGGTTTTAGGACACGCATACATAAAGATTACGAAAATTTAGAATATTTTGGTCGAGGTCCCCATGAAAATTATATAGATCGAAATACGGCGTCTTTAATTGGAGTGTATTCAGGGCGCGCTGAAAATCAGTATTTTCCCTATTCACGCCCACAGGAGAATGGGAATAAAACAGATATTAGATGGGTGAAATTGAGTAACTTAAAAGGACAGTCCATAACGGTTTCATCCCCAGAACCTTTCGAAACAAGTGCCATGCCCTATACCCAAGAAAGTTTTGATGATGGCGATAAAAAGGACCAAAGACACCCCACAGATATAAAAAAACAACCTTTTATAGAATGGCAAATAAACAAAATCCAAATGGGCGTTGGTGGTGATACCAGTTGGGGAGCAAAGCCACATCCAGAATATTTGATTCAACCAGCGATTTACAATTTTAGTTTTAACATACATATTAATTAG
- a CDS encoding heparinase II/III family protein, whose amino-acid sequence MKNFSVVIIILFTSIGLKMYAQDFPIPQSMGAGHPRILTRSETKKKLESLVKKEEWAKAIVEKTKAKLQPILENCRDNPDWLRSRLQMYWNAKSTQVYINGGKYSHAEGEAPVPTVKFIGGRGTPSEYKRPKLEDVKPFMDDPKGLYLQNKTTGVWEWAAIPATSGITASINREILSIARDAAFLYWYQEDKKYADLAYSILDTYLKGVYYLNEPIDLSHGHHQTLVSYTQFEVIQEHVLNEVTQCYDFLHNYINNNHPDNLKIYDATLQKWADLIIKNGVSFNNWNLLQAAHISNIALVLENNDHYKNGKGGPYYLDQIMNHTSTRQWSMKKLMDYGYDNQTGIWNESPGYSMNVLNDFIHFAEFYDRNFNIDLIKEMPVLRQAVIAAPEYLYPNKFKVAFGDGHYSHLRVEPIKYLIENAQKYNKPEDETYFTKMLKTIHEGHEFNGEFVGENIADLFSHEALHVNKDIKTGKLSDFTSPLFYAPNTSWLVQRQGDSEEDALMISQIGSFGNHMHSNGIAMELYGKGLPLAPEMGNGSGYFSIDYAEYYTQFPAHNTVIVNGKSKYPEMKSNHAFQVLGMYPKSQRKKGNIKGYTFSDVEFLEPETQSQQRRVMGIIKNNTGGYYVDIFRSKQNNGNDVKHEYFYHNLGQKLDLTTPNGDGLKLQPTSKLAFGDGDLMAYDYMWDKKSIKTNEDFKGQFSLRMEDRTVNMNLWFKGEENREVFSVMSPKSTAFRHGPLPEALNNNPIPTLVVKQNGEAWSHPFVAIYEPSEHGNTRINSVDYFGTGENVGIYIVEKSGKENFVFSNTSNNNKLTKKDLLVKGTYGVISKQNDDFTLFLGKGKSISNAAYILEVIGEPASASLKKENNQWFISTEAPTDLIIKAEHKIKRSVIIDTAGKEYIGRYDRKTKTIMFRLPELAFQAIKMELN is encoded by the coding sequence ATGAAGAACTTTTCTGTTGTCATTATTATATTATTTACAAGCATAGGGTTGAAAATGTATGCTCAAGATTTCCCCATCCCACAATCTATGGGAGCAGGTCATCCTAGAATTTTAACCCGCTCAGAAACTAAAAAAAAACTGGAATCCCTTGTTAAAAAAGAGGAATGGGCAAAAGCAATAGTAGAAAAGACGAAAGCAAAGCTACAGCCCATACTTGAAAATTGTAGAGATAACCCAGATTGGTTGCGTTCTCGGTTACAAATGTATTGGAATGCCAAATCTACCCAAGTGTATATCAATGGAGGGAAGTACAGTCATGCAGAAGGAGAAGCACCTGTACCTACGGTTAAATTCATTGGAGGACGTGGAACGCCATCTGAGTATAAAAGACCAAAGTTAGAAGATGTTAAACCTTTTATGGATGATCCAAAAGGTTTATACTTACAAAATAAAACAACCGGTGTATGGGAGTGGGCTGCCATTCCTGCAACTAGTGGAATTACTGCATCTATCAACCGTGAAATTTTAAGTATTGCTAGAGATGCCGCTTTTTTATATTGGTATCAAGAAGATAAAAAATATGCAGATTTAGCCTATAGTATATTGGATACTTATTTAAAAGGCGTGTACTATTTAAATGAGCCTATCGATTTAAGCCATGGTCATCATCAAACTTTAGTAAGTTATACTCAGTTTGAGGTGATTCAAGAACACGTGTTGAACGAAGTGACACAGTGTTACGATTTTTTACATAATTACATCAATAATAACCATCCTGACAATTTAAAAATTTATGATGCAACCTTGCAAAAATGGGCAGATTTAATTATTAAAAATGGCGTGAGTTTTAATAACTGGAACCTATTGCAGGCTGCTCATATATCAAATATTGCCTTGGTATTGGAAAATAACGACCATTATAAAAATGGCAAGGGAGGCCCTTATTATTTAGACCAAATTATGAACCATACCTCGACGCGCCAATGGTCCATGAAAAAGCTAATGGATTACGGTTATGATAATCAAACAGGTATTTGGAATGAAAGCCCTGGGTATTCTATGAATGTACTAAACGATTTTATCCATTTTGCTGAATTTTATGATCGTAATTTTAATATCGATTTGATTAAAGAAATGCCTGTTTTAAGACAAGCGGTAATAGCGGCCCCAGAATATTTATATCCCAATAAATTCAAAGTAGCTTTTGGTGACGGACATTATAGTCACTTAAGGGTTGAGCCCATTAAATATTTAATAGAGAATGCTCAAAAATATAATAAGCCAGAAGATGAGACTTACTTTACTAAGATGCTTAAAACTATTCATGAAGGGCATGAGTTTAATGGTGAATTTGTAGGTGAAAATATAGCTGACTTATTTTCGCATGAAGCATTGCATGTTAATAAAGATATCAAAACAGGAAAATTATCCGATTTTACATCGCCTTTATTTTATGCGCCTAATACCAGTTGGTTGGTGCAACGACAAGGGGACAGCGAAGAAGATGCATTAATGATTAGTCAAATAGGTTCTTTTGGAAACCATATGCATTCTAATGGCATTGCTATGGAATTGTATGGTAAAGGATTGCCACTAGCCCCAGAAATGGGAAATGGATCCGGTTATTTCTCGATAGACTATGCAGAATATTATACGCAGTTTCCTGCCCACAATACAGTGATTGTAAATGGAAAGTCCAAATACCCTGAAATGAAGAGCAACCACGCTTTTCAGGTTTTAGGAATGTATCCAAAAAGTCAACGTAAAAAAGGGAATATAAAAGGGTATACGTTTTCAGATGTAGAATTTCTAGAACCGGAAACCCAAAGCCAGCAACGTAGGGTTATGGGGATTATTAAAAATAATACAGGAGGCTATTATGTAGATATTTTTCGCTCCAAACAAAATAATGGTAATGATGTAAAGCACGAATATTTTTATCATAATCTAGGTCAGAAACTTGATTTAACAACTCCAAACGGCGACGGATTAAAACTTCAGCCTACCAGTAAATTAGCTTTTGGAGATGGTGATTTAATGGCGTATGATTATATGTGGGATAAAAAATCCATCAAAACGAATGAAGACTTTAAAGGACAATTTTCTTTAAGGATGGAAGATCGTACCGTAAACATGAATCTGTGGTTCAAAGGAGAGGAAAACCGCGAAGTATTCTCTGTAATGTCACCAAAATCTACCGCATTTCGTCATGGGCCACTTCCAGAAGCATTAAATAATAACCCAATTCCTACTTTGGTGGTTAAGCAAAATGGTGAGGCGTGGTCACATCCTTTTGTGGCAATTTACGAACCTAGCGAGCATGGAAATACAAGGATTAATTCAGTCGATTACTTTGGAACCGGAGAAAACGTTGGAATTTATATTGTAGAAAAATCAGGAAAAGAAAACTTTGTTTTTTCCAATACAAGCAACAACAATAAATTAACTAAAAAAGACCTGTTGGTAAAAGGAACTTACGGAGTGATTAGCAAACAAAACGATGATTTTACCTTGTTTTTAGGAAAAGGAAAATCAATTTCTAATGCGGCCTATATACTTGAAGTGATAGGTGAACCAGCTTCAGCATCCTTAAAAAAGGAAAACAATCAATGGTTTATTTCTACTGAAGCCCCTACAGATTTAATAATAAAGGCTGAACATAAAATTAAAAGATCAGTGATAATTGATACTGCTGGAAAAGAATATATAGGGAGATATGACAGAAAAACTAAAACAATCATGTTCCGCCTTCCTGAACTTGCTTTTCAAGCTATTAAAATGGAGCTAAACTAA